From one Dermacentor andersoni chromosome 1, qqDerAnde1_hic_scaffold, whole genome shotgun sequence genomic stretch:
- the LOC140213466 gene encoding uncharacterized protein, giving the protein MASMSRATAYRRVSQAVQADVRAILAAADEHINAGNLPGVAATSFQPVEVREPPPNLSLGQVASGGICGGAQEFCDVDQSGDSIHSNHSFPVELDNVLGRRHRSVTEQDTVADSTSTSTLFKELDIASLKEDLRQWSLQSSVPHDVITNLLKVLRSYSCLRELPNSARALLSTPRVANVTLMDSGQYCHFGLCEGLHSALTHVVHVPDPIVIHVNVDGLPLTKSTRGQFWPILCRVSNCKPSEPFPVGVFFGECKPSQANVYLQPFVRDLKSVLQEGLTLGSKNFAVQVGALICDAPAKSYVLGIKGHNGYFSCSKCVTEGDFEQGRMCFPEVDAPLRTNNSFRTAEQEEHHTMKTILLELPIDIIKHVPLDYMHLICLGVVRKLLLLWIKGEKKYRIGKDSRDAVSGANSEMKHFVPSELSRKPRSLSELDKWKATEFRMFLLYTGPVVLMSHIAQCLMDNFITLHCAVSLLCSPQHCSQHLEYSRKLLRHFVEVYITLFGKHAVSHNIHGLIHVADDVNTYGPLDNYSAFPFENYMCRLKKYVRKPERPLEQLHNRILEERSFNKPSPSSSAQPPSSWDVIFIGTERAKLKGRHEEGPLPPGCVGPQYKALEVDSVTFKPGKRDSTSMLDDGTIVKMENIAHSDDRQPVIIGRKYEKLEDLYLYPCSSSLLNVHLASQASGLQFWPISKIKTKCVRLPVGKKFAVFPFVHQK; this is encoded by the coding sequence ATGGCTTCCATGTCGAGAGCGACTGCCTACCGTCGCGTCAGCCAAGCCGTgcaggccgatgtgcgcgcaATATTGGCAGCTGCTGACGAACATATTAACGCAGGGAATCTTCCTGGTGTTGCTGCCACCTCCTTTCAGCCAGTGGAAGTTCGCGAACCACCTCCGAACCTTTCGCTCGGCCAAGTTGCGAGTGGCGGCATTTGTGGCGGTGCGCAGGAATTTTGCGATGTGGACCAGTCTGGTGACAGCATACATAGCAATCACAGCTTTCCCGTGGAACTCGACAACGTGCTTGGCAGGCGCCACAGAAGCGTTACAGAGCAGGACACCGTAGCGGATTCTACTAGCACAAGCACATTGTTTAAAGAACTGGACATTGCTTCATTGAAAGAAGACCTGCGACAATGGAGCTTACAATCGAGTGTACCTCACGACGTCATCACAAATCTTTTAAAGGTTCTTCGCTCATATTCTTGCTTGCGTGAGCTACCAAACAGCGCCAGGGCACTTTTGTCTACACCGAGAGTTGCAAATGTCACACTGATGGATTCTGGACAGTATTGTCATTTTGGCTTGTGTGAAGGGCTTCACTCAGCTCTCACACATGTTGTTCATGTGCCTGATCCTATTGTTATCCATGTAAATGTGGATGGACTGCCACTTACTAAAAGCACACGAGGTCAGTTCTGGCCCATTCTTTGTCGTGTGTCCAACTGCAAACCAAGCGAACCATTTCCAGTCGGCGTCTTTTTTGGGGAGTGCAAACCATCTCAGGCCAATGTGTACTTGCAACCATTCGTGCGGGACCTGAAAAGTGTGCTCCAAGAAGGCCTGACACTAGGAAGCAAAAACTTTGCTGTGCAAGTTGGAGCACTAATCTGTGATGCACCTGCAAAGTCGTACGTTCTTGGCATCAAAGGGCATAACGGGTATTTCAGCTGCTCCAAATGCGTGACTGAAGGAGATTTTGAGCAAGGACGAATGTGCTTTCCTGAAGTAGATGCGCCATTAAGAACAAATAACAGCTTTCGCACAGCAGAACAAGAAGAGCACCATACCATGAAGACCATTTTGTTGGAATTGCCTATTGACATCATTAAGCATGTTCCACTTGATTACATGCACTTGATTTGTCTTGGCGTGGTACGGAAGCTCCTGCTACTTTGGATcaaaggtgaaaaaaaatacCGTATTGGAAAAGATTCAAGAGACGCAGTGTCAGGAGCAAATTCAGAAATGAAGCACTTTGTACCATCTGAATTGTCCAGGAAGCCCCGAAGCTTGTCGGAGCTTGATAAGTGGAAGGCCACAGAATTTCGCATGTTTCTGTTATACACAGGGCCTGTTGTTTTAATGTCGCACATTGCACAGTGCCTAATGGACAACTTTATAACATTGCATTGTGCTGTCAGCCTGCTTTGTAGTCCGCAACATTGCAGTCAACACTTGGAGTACTCGAGAAAGCTTCTGAGGCATTTTGTAGAGGTATACATCACATTGTTTGGTAAGCATGCAGTGTCCCACAACATTCATGGGCTTATTCATGTAGCAGATGATGTTAACACTTATGGACCATTGGACAACTACAGTGCGTTTCCATTCGAAAACTACATGTGTAGGCTAAAGAAGTATGTGCGAAAACCCGAAAGGCCACTGGAGCAGCTACACAATCGTATTCTTGAAGAACGTTCTTTCAACAAGCCTTCACCTAGTAGCTCAGCCCAACCACCATCTAGCTGGGATGTCATTTTTATAGGTACAGAACGTGCAAAGCTGAAAGGAAGACACGAAGAGGGACCTTTGCCTCCTGGATGTGTTGGGCCACAGTACAAAGCCCTTGAAGTTGATTCTGTTACTTTCAAACCAGGCAAAAGGGACTCCACAAGTATGCTTGATGATGGCACAATTGTAAAAATGGAGAATATTGCACACTCTGATGATCGTCAGCCTGTAATAATTGGCAGAAAATACGAAAAGTTGGAAGACCTTTACTTGTACCCATGTAGTTCTTCACTTTTAAATGTACATCTGGCATCCCAAGCTTCTGGTCTGCAATTCTGGCCTATttcaaaaatcaaaacaaaatgtGTGAGGCTTCCAGTTGGCAAAAAATTTGCAGTATTTCCGTTTGTGCACCAAAAGTGA
- the LOC126530308 gene encoding uncharacterized protein isoform X2: protein MESEYESDPFAVVSFPEEEDSLAIIHTSWLKGDHRSTFWPIEKNPGKRRKLTMQGTKPTDSWIEVQCVVKRWADTYERAQNKLNSLQYSSDSNSGRELGRGKRRRRRAMHFREDEENGSSDYDENDEYVQPRAPTPPQPLSVTGRYEPTSGELSYQLPHCTDVRDCSFSLMEASQPSSQANALHRSVATHAEAPRLYTDLQTQGSAYRPVSTSLAETTRPCTNPHVLDALHRSEAAGSFTELQTRGSSYTPVSTPLAGATRSRTEPHVLGALCRPASTHAEAASFTELQPLDSSYRPVSTYLTGATRSHTDPQVLAFMERVLQVLNGIKQTQQAHSQCLNELLSNANSASSQPCDLPDLPFLDATDVLDYDKKLETDRQAQHQMKKHLAVQGGDSTKQKTTRILQSLLSRNAAISFSWFGTKGKKKFSELNLCKLMCGTLTNDIRHPDATLKDVERAAMTWFRHAAERLAAQQI, encoded by the exons ATGGAAAGCGAATACGAAA GTGACCCCTTTGCTGTGGTCTCATTCCCTGAAGAGGAGGACAGTTTGGCCATCATTCACACGTCATGGCTGAAAGGAGACCACCGCTCTACGTTTTGGCCAATAGAAAAAAACCCTGGCAAACGGCGAAAACTAACGATGCAAGGCACTAAGCCAACAGACTCTTGGATTGAAGTGCAGTGCGTCGTCAAACGCTGGGCTG ATACCTATGAGAGGGCGCAAAACAAGCTTAATTCCCTCCAGTACTCATCTGACAGTAACAGTGGAAGAGAATTGGGACGGGGCAAAAGAAGGCGGCGACGTGCAATGCATTTTCGAGAAGATGAGGAGAATGGCAGCTCAGACTACGATGAAAATGATGAATATGTCCAACCAAGGGCACCAACACCACCTCAGCCATTATCCGTGACAG gcAGGTATGAGCCGACCTCGGGAGAGCTGTCTTACCAACTCCCGCACTGTACAG ATGTTCGGGACTGTTCATTTTCACTCATGGAGGCTTCACAACCAAGTTCACAAGCCA ATGCTTTGCACAGGTCTGTAGCTACCCATGCTGAAGCCCCAAGATTATACACAGACTTGCAAACTCAAG GTTCAGCCTACAGGCCAGTATCCACATCTCTTGCTGAAACTACAAGGCCATGCACAAATCCACATGTGCTCG AtgctttgcacaggtcggaagCTGCCGGCTCATTCACGGAATTGCAAACTCGTG GTTCATCATACACACCAGTATCCACACCCCTTGCTGGAGCTACAAGGTCACGCACGGAACCACATGTGCTTG GTGCCTTATGCAGGCCTGCTTCGACACATGCTGAAGCTGCCAGCTTCACTGAGTTGCAACCTCTTG ATTCATCGTACAGGCCGGTATCCACATATCTGACTGGAGCTACAAGGTCACACACAGATCCACAAGTGCTCG cctTCATGGAAAGAGTCTTACAGGTACTTAATGGTATTAAGCAGACCCAGCAGGCCCATTCACAATGCCTTAATGAGCTGCTCAGCAATGCCAACAGTGCATCTTCACAACCTTGTGACCTCCCTGATTTGCCTTTTTTGGATGCGACAGACGTGCTTGACTATGACAAAAAGcttgagacagacagacaagctCAACATCAAATG AAGAAGCACTTGGCTGTCCAAGGAGGGGACTcaacaaaacagaaaacaacACGCATTCTACAGTCCCTCCTTAGTAGGAACGCAGCAATAAGCTTCAGTTGGTTTGGaacgaaggggaaaaaaaaattctcagagTTGAATCTGTGCAAGCTAATGTGTG GCACATTGACTAATGACATCAGGCACCCAGATGCCACCCTTAAGGATGTCGAGAGGGCCGCCATGACGTGGTTCCGCCATGCTGCCGAGCGACTTGCTGCTCAACAAATATAA
- the LOC126530308 gene encoding uncharacterized protein isoform X1 has translation MESEYESDPFAVVSFPEEEDSLAIIHTSWLKGDHRSTFWPIEKNPGKRRKLTMQGTKPTDSWIEVQCVVKRWADTYERAQNKLNSLQYSSDSNSGRELGRGKRRRRRAMHFREDEENGSSDYDENDEYVQPRAPTPPQPLSVTGRYEPTSGELSYQLPHCTGNLPEATQMLYSNHSFTSDVRDCSFSLMEASQPSSQANALHRSVATHAEAPRLYTDLQTQGSAYRPVSTSLAETTRPCTNPHVLDALHRSEAAGSFTELQTRGSSYTPVSTPLAGATRSRTEPHVLGALCRPASTHAEAASFTELQPLDSSYRPVSTYLTGATRSHTDPQVLAFMERVLQVLNGIKQTQQAHSQCLNELLSNANSASSQPCDLPDLPFLDATDVLDYDKKLETDRQAQHQMKKHLAVQGGDSTKQKTTRILQSLLSRNAAISFSWFGTKGKKKFSELNLCKLMCGTLTNDIRHPDATLKDVERAAMTWFRHAAERLAAQQI, from the exons ATGGAAAGCGAATACGAAA GTGACCCCTTTGCTGTGGTCTCATTCCCTGAAGAGGAGGACAGTTTGGCCATCATTCACACGTCATGGCTGAAAGGAGACCACCGCTCTACGTTTTGGCCAATAGAAAAAAACCCTGGCAAACGGCGAAAACTAACGATGCAAGGCACTAAGCCAACAGACTCTTGGATTGAAGTGCAGTGCGTCGTCAAACGCTGGGCTG ATACCTATGAGAGGGCGCAAAACAAGCTTAATTCCCTCCAGTACTCATCTGACAGTAACAGTGGAAGAGAATTGGGACGGGGCAAAAGAAGGCGGCGACGTGCAATGCATTTTCGAGAAGATGAGGAGAATGGCAGCTCAGACTACGATGAAAATGATGAATATGTCCAACCAAGGGCACCAACACCACCTCAGCCATTATCCGTGACAG gcAGGTATGAGCCGACCTCGGGAGAGCTGTCTTACCAACTCCCGCACTGTACAGGTAACCTGCCTGAAGCAACTCAAATGCTTTATAGTAACCATTCTTTTACCTCAGATGTTCGGGACTGTTCATTTTCACTCATGGAGGCTTCACAACCAAGTTCACAAGCCA ATGCTTTGCACAGGTCTGTAGCTACCCATGCTGAAGCCCCAAGATTATACACAGACTTGCAAACTCAAG GTTCAGCCTACAGGCCAGTATCCACATCTCTTGCTGAAACTACAAGGCCATGCACAAATCCACATGTGCTCG AtgctttgcacaggtcggaagCTGCCGGCTCATTCACGGAATTGCAAACTCGTG GTTCATCATACACACCAGTATCCACACCCCTTGCTGGAGCTACAAGGTCACGCACGGAACCACATGTGCTTG GTGCCTTATGCAGGCCTGCTTCGACACATGCTGAAGCTGCCAGCTTCACTGAGTTGCAACCTCTTG ATTCATCGTACAGGCCGGTATCCACATATCTGACTGGAGCTACAAGGTCACACACAGATCCACAAGTGCTCG cctTCATGGAAAGAGTCTTACAGGTACTTAATGGTATTAAGCAGACCCAGCAGGCCCATTCACAATGCCTTAATGAGCTGCTCAGCAATGCCAACAGTGCATCTTCACAACCTTGTGACCTCCCTGATTTGCCTTTTTTGGATGCGACAGACGTGCTTGACTATGACAAAAAGcttgagacagacagacaagctCAACATCAAATG AAGAAGCACTTGGCTGTCCAAGGAGGGGACTcaacaaaacagaaaacaacACGCATTCTACAGTCCCTCCTTAGTAGGAACGCAGCAATAAGCTTCAGTTGGTTTGGaacgaaggggaaaaaaaaattctcagagTTGAATCTGTGCAAGCTAATGTGTG GCACATTGACTAATGACATCAGGCACCCAGATGCCACCCTTAAGGATGTCGAGAGGGCCGCCATGACGTGGTTCCGCCATGCTGCCGAGCGACTTGCTGCTCAACAAATATAA
- the LOC126530308 gene encoding uncharacterized protein isoform X3 → MESEYESDPFAVVSFPEEEDSLAIIHTSWLKGDHRSTFWPIEKNPGKRRKLTMQGTKPTDSWIEVQCVVKRWADTYERAQNKLNSLQYSSDSNSGRELGRGKRRRRRAMHFREDEENGSSDYDENDEYVQPRAPTPPQPLSVTGRYEPTSGELSYQLPHCTDALHRSVATHAEAPRLYTDLQTQGSAYRPVSTSLAETTRPCTNPHVLDALHRSEAAGSFTELQTRGSSYTPVSTPLAGATRSRTEPHVLGALCRPASTHAEAASFTELQPLDSSYRPVSTYLTGATRSHTDPQVLAFMERVLQVLNGIKQTQQAHSQCLNELLSNANSASSQPCDLPDLPFLDATDVLDYDKKLETDRQAQHQMKKHLAVQGGDSTKQKTTRILQSLLSRNAAISFSWFGTKGKKKFSELNLCKLMCGTLTNDIRHPDATLKDVERAAMTWFRHAAERLAAQQI, encoded by the exons ATGGAAAGCGAATACGAAA GTGACCCCTTTGCTGTGGTCTCATTCCCTGAAGAGGAGGACAGTTTGGCCATCATTCACACGTCATGGCTGAAAGGAGACCACCGCTCTACGTTTTGGCCAATAGAAAAAAACCCTGGCAAACGGCGAAAACTAACGATGCAAGGCACTAAGCCAACAGACTCTTGGATTGAAGTGCAGTGCGTCGTCAAACGCTGGGCTG ATACCTATGAGAGGGCGCAAAACAAGCTTAATTCCCTCCAGTACTCATCTGACAGTAACAGTGGAAGAGAATTGGGACGGGGCAAAAGAAGGCGGCGACGTGCAATGCATTTTCGAGAAGATGAGGAGAATGGCAGCTCAGACTACGATGAAAATGATGAATATGTCCAACCAAGGGCACCAACACCACCTCAGCCATTATCCGTGACAG gcAGGTATGAGCCGACCTCGGGAGAGCTGTCTTACCAACTCCCGCACTGTACAG ATGCTTTGCACAGGTCTGTAGCTACCCATGCTGAAGCCCCAAGATTATACACAGACTTGCAAACTCAAG GTTCAGCCTACAGGCCAGTATCCACATCTCTTGCTGAAACTACAAGGCCATGCACAAATCCACATGTGCTCG AtgctttgcacaggtcggaagCTGCCGGCTCATTCACGGAATTGCAAACTCGTG GTTCATCATACACACCAGTATCCACACCCCTTGCTGGAGCTACAAGGTCACGCACGGAACCACATGTGCTTG GTGCCTTATGCAGGCCTGCTTCGACACATGCTGAAGCTGCCAGCTTCACTGAGTTGCAACCTCTTG ATTCATCGTACAGGCCGGTATCCACATATCTGACTGGAGCTACAAGGTCACACACAGATCCACAAGTGCTCG cctTCATGGAAAGAGTCTTACAGGTACTTAATGGTATTAAGCAGACCCAGCAGGCCCATTCACAATGCCTTAATGAGCTGCTCAGCAATGCCAACAGTGCATCTTCACAACCTTGTGACCTCCCTGATTTGCCTTTTTTGGATGCGACAGACGTGCTTGACTATGACAAAAAGcttgagacagacagacaagctCAACATCAAATG AAGAAGCACTTGGCTGTCCAAGGAGGGGACTcaacaaaacagaaaacaacACGCATTCTACAGTCCCTCCTTAGTAGGAACGCAGCAATAAGCTTCAGTTGGTTTGGaacgaaggggaaaaaaaaattctcagagTTGAATCTGTGCAAGCTAATGTGTG GCACATTGACTAATGACATCAGGCACCCAGATGCCACCCTTAAGGATGTCGAGAGGGCCGCCATGACGTGGTTCCGCCATGCTGCCGAGCGACTTGCTGCTCAACAAATATAA